The Melitaea cinxia chromosome 21, ilMelCinx1.1, whole genome shotgun sequence genome has a window encoding:
- the LOC123664027 gene encoding mediator of RNA polymerase II transcription subunit 24, whose translation MDASKITSKTSSLKALILKAWRERWTDIQWGINIKTILPRGVSGDLYNLADCILQQAMVGCGANQLVISYLKHSLASHLVSYAAVLQRIAKFDAFHKPHCILSLLEFLEGFLDSITCRSKMEEEILAFAVSSIILWLLQVYHYSLSKYPASNPIQSQELLEKSTSLLNSIIHSDFLLSMFYLAKQNDPDEYNEVTKKCQEITAFMMMNTQFKAPVTIHDTLQKICNMDVDKIAPLNNKPETVSYCLQALIAISVLVNPSADMQQLSSQLIMIQRIKTYPLSRLYCELIRACFISLNDASKDPSKQALWAAFTFLKLPQIIHCLHNSHGTNKDGDYSVEVVEAFEKLLQNTPLLDVVDAKNSCNSVVSLLEPLVKLNVISETQLAYFNQKRESKDVKLQKLEPIGLQGSVPSFITRAEPTLAGMLKTMGGDFHKTQESLYVMLCQIVGGTTLDTFLAVATVEGKLKLFVSRLIKFNEFALLTASEKGASQSKVYIFDISFLILCSIVQDYGADAVLEENGDSFFEQWVRDCMPQKGIHKSPEQILQKCDLQLIDLFIHHLSAPDFDFKNTNLKPHDLCTNVSGVIKEVLFAWEQGSISSADVKRMLDSLRQKMASLAVCASVWLCSYINVVHQDAFIKPLNMVQQFLSPPSEVELAQIDNFKERAILMCQIVRKMQYDVHPPLAPKSKILPFSHCIVSRQPILEQLQFVWEDIKTRGYLHIDATHIVESLLNTAGPVWFVTNLVKEMLKFRYQDDLDRSVDIILAMFHLNIEKCTESLLLHVLPQYLYNAKLCDELVEPQSAILARLCVYSIYAALEYSVSNKANTSRKRRHDESEDLDSMCSSSKVRRMNDNTSDSLYYSQGQNNMSSIVIKEPLQTALDVLYKSFSQLAGKNGDITPQTQFIFEFLVYAVQCGQDRAQIVLQKMPSEIVPTLIKALPDNFNVGLILRLYDLSTSYGRKDTARDLCLLRNMRLRPE comes from the coding sequence ATGGATGCATCAAAAATTACCAGTAAGACAAGTTCACTTAAAGCTTTGATTTTGAAAGCCTGGCGTGAAAGATGGACTGATATTCAATGGGGCATAAACATCAAGACTATTCTTCCAAGAGGGGTCAGTGGAGATCTGTATAACTTGGCTGACTGCATTTTACAACAAGCAATGGTAGGCTGTGGTGCCAATCAGTTAGTAATTTCATATCTAAAACATTCCCTGGCGTCACATCTTGTATCTTATGCTGCTGTATTGCAAAGAATAGCGAAATTTGACGCCTTTCACAAACCACACTGTATTCTAAGTCTCCTAGAATTCTTAGAGGGATTTCTTGACAGTATAACATGTCGCAGCAAAATGGAAGAGGAAATATTGGCATTTGCTGTGTCTTCTATCATCTTGTGGCTTTTACAAGTGTACCACTATTCATTGAGTAAGTACCCGGCATCAAATCCTATACAAAGCCAAGAACTTTTGGAAAAATCAACATCATTACTTAATTCCATCATTCATTCAGACTTTCTTTTATCTATGTTTTATCTTGCTAAACAAAATGATCCAGATGAATATAATgaagtaacaaaaaaatgtcaGGAGATCACAGCATTTATGATGATGAACACTCAATTTAAAGCACCGGTTACAATACATGATACTTTGCAAAAGATTTGTAATATGGATGTTGATAAAATCGCTCCATTGAATAATAAGCCAGAGACAGTGTCTTACTGCCTACAAGCCTTAATAGCAATCTCTGTGTTGGTTAATCCTAGTGCTGATATGCAACAGTTATCTAGCCAGTTAATAATGATACAAAGAATAAAAACTTATCCATTGTCAAGACTTTACTGTGAGTTAATTAGAGcatgttttatttctttaaatgatGCAAGTAAAGATCCATCAAAACAAGCCTTGTGGGCTGCATTCACATTTCTTAAATTACCACAAATTATACATTGTCTCCATAACTCGCATGGTACCAATAAAGATGGCGATTATTCTGTAGAAGTGGTAGAAGCTTTTGAGAAACTTTTGCAAAATACTCCTCTTCTTGATGTTGTTGATGCAAAGAATTCATGTAACAGTGTTGTGTCATTGTTAGAACCCCTTGTGAAATTAAATGTGATATCAGAGACTCAACTTgcatattttaatcaaaaaagaGAAAGTAAAGATGTTAAGTTACAAAAATTAGAACCAATCGGTCTTCAAGGATCTGTCCCATCATTTATTACCCGTGCAGAACCTACATTAGCTGGAATGCTTAAAACTATGGGAGGAGATTTCCATAAAACTCAAGAATCATTATATGTAATGTTATGCCAAATTGTTGGAGGAACCACGTTAGATACTTTTCTAGCTGTTGCAACTGTAGAAGGAAAGCTAAAATTATTTGTCTCAAGATTGATAAAGTTTAATGAATTTGCTCTCCTTACTGCTAGTGAAAAAGGAGCATCTCAatcaaaagtatatatttttgatatttcatttttaattttatgctcTATTGTCCAGGATTATGGAGCTGATGCTGTTCTTGAAGAAAATGGAGATTCGTTTTTTGAACAGTGGGTTAGAGATTGCATGCCACAAAAAGGCATTCATAAATCACCAGagcaaatattacaaaaatgtgaTTTACAACTCATTGACCTTTTTATACATCATTTGAGTGCCCCTGATTTTGACTTTAAGAATACTAATTTAAAACCTCACGATTTGTGTACTAATGTGAGTGGAGTTATAAAAGAGGTATTATTTGCGTGGGAGCAGGGATCAATTTCCTCTGCAGATGTAAAACGTATGTTAGATTCTTTAAGACAAAAAATGGCTTCGTTAGCTGTTTGTGCTTCAGTATGGCTCTGTTCATATATTAATGTTGTACATCAAGATGCATttataaaaccattaaatatGGTACAGCAGTTTTTGTCACCACCAAGTGAAGTAGAATTAGCTCAAATTGATAATTTCAAGGAGAGAGCTATCCTTATGTGTCAAATAGTGAGAAAGATGCAGTATGACGTTCATCCTCCATTGGCAccaaaatctaaaattttaccCTTTTCTCATTGCATTGTTTCTCGTCAACCAATTCTAGAACAATTACAGTTTGTATGGGAAGATATTAAAACTAGAGGGTACTTACACATAGATGCTACTCATATTGTTGAGAGCCTTTTAAATACTGCTGGCCCAGTATggtttgttacaaatttggtcaAGGAAATGCTAAAATTTCGATATCAGGATGATTTAGACAGGTCTGTTGACATTATTTTGGCAATGTTCCATTTGAATATTGAAAAATGTACTGAATCATTATTACTACATGTTTTGCCTCAGTATCTTTATAATGCTAAATTATGTGATGAGCTAGTTGAACCCCAATCAGCTATTTTGGCTAGACTTTGTGTGTACAGCATTTATGCAGCACTTGAATATAGTGTTTCTAATAAGGCTAATACCTCTAGAAAAAGACGACATGACGAATCTGAAGATTTAGATTCAATGTGTTCTTCAAGCAAAGTAAGAAGAATGAATGACAATACATCAGACTCTCTGTATTACTCTCAAGGTCAAAACAACATGTCTAGCATTGTTATAAAAGAACCCTTACAAACAGCTTTAGATGTATTGTATAAGTCATTTTCCCAACTAGCTGGAAAGAATGGCGATATTACACCtcaaacacaatttatattcGAGTTTTTGGTATATGCAGTTCAGTGTGGTCAGGATAGAGCTCAAATTGTGTTACAGAAAATGCCAAGTGAAATTGTTCCTACTCTAATAAAAGCTTTACCTGATAACTTCAATGTTGGACTAATATTACGCTTATATGACTTGTCTACGTCATATGGCAGAAAAGATACTGCTAGAGATCTGTGCCTCTTGAGAAATATGCGTCTCAGGCCAGaatag